AGAGACTAACATGCATGCATGAATGACTGGTCTCCATAAGAGTCTAGGGAGAGTCTCATAGGAATGGTACCACGAAGTGGTTATCACCACTAGTGAAGAAGAGACTCCCTtcggctaaagcctatggTAGGTAGAGACTACTagtaggaagagctccCATAGGTCGCTGcagagctcctgttagtcgctcagtccctcattcttcgggacatttCACtatgctcactactccgtagTTCGCATTCATTCAGCTAGCTGTACACACTTTAGCCCGATTTCTCAACTTTCAAGTCCTCCAAAGAGACTCATAATAATGTCGTTTCACTCCGCTTTTTCTACTCATTGATTATCCGTCAGTGAAGGGTCTGAATGAGTATTCTCCCCGTAGGGGtatggcgagtatacggAGTATGGGAGCCTAGGCGAACAGAGTGAGCCTGCATACCGACCATAGGGAGGTGTACTGACCATTCCTGGTACCCTTCGGGGACTCTTCTATAGACTCTTTGGAGACCAGTCATCCATCCTCAGTGGACTATCATGCCCGGTAGGGGGTAGTGTTATTCTTAGTATCTCTGAGAGCATCATGCCAGAAGAGTCTGTAGCATGATCTAAGGGTAGCGATCTACAGACACCTTGGAAAGCACTAGCTTAAATACTGaggataaggaagaatgtggtACTACTCGGACTCCTGGAGAGAGTACCAGTGTTTCCATGGATAAACCATCCATGTATGCAGAATGACCATATGACAGTCTAATTTgaatgtagaatctccCATTATACTTGTAGGAATGAGTCCTCTCAGTATCTTTTCACCCATTCCACcctacacatttctatGGAACCGAGAAATCTTGAACTCTCGACACAATTTATCCTAAAGAATATGTATACTAAACATAAAGTTTAGCAATGAAGAGATTACCTCTTCCGAGGCCAGCAAGATCCCCATCATCGTCCTTATTCttaatatacatacatAGAGTCCACTTGCATGATCTTCTTCTACCCATTCAGTAGACCTTTTGTTAGCCTTCTGTCATAcctattgcgtattgtttATTGTCAATAGTCATCCTTGTTCCCTAGGGAATATACCATCCATACTGATCATCTTCATATCAGTTGAGAGGTGGAGTGGGATGAGGATTCAGTATGGTTGGCCAATATGAAGCTGCTATCGATATCAGCAAAGTGCCTGGAAAACATGACCTAGAAGAGGATGgtgataaaaataatgaataTTATTATcaagatggtaaagaaggGATAATTGTAATCCTCACCgaaaatcttccaaaagcTCCTGGATACAAGAAACTAGAGTACAAACCAGAAGACCATGGTACACAGATTAAAGGGATTAAGAAGGGAGACACTCCTCAGAATGTGCTTCCTAACCCTTCTGGATATTCCAATGTCACAGAGGTGGcagtctactactgggaaCTTGATTCTAGCTACAGCAACCCTCTCCTAATTCAACTTGTTGAACTTGGTAGTGATGATAAATACTATACTTGGCAATCTGGTAATAATTGGCACCAGCAAAGTGATATAACTGCTGACACTCTCAAGGAGAATCTTGACAGGCAGAACTGCAAGAGAAATGGCGCCCATATCGTAAATATCTCGTACAAGCTTCGCGGAACTACCTCGTATGGTATTGGTTACTACTGTCCAGTTTGTAATCAGAGAATTACGGTAAGCTATCTTGATCCACCTGATCATGACCATTATCACTACTACTCACACACTATTGGACATCCTGGTTCTTCGTCCTCAATCTCAGTCTCTGGCTTTAAGGACAAAGATAATTATCAAGTTGGACTCCCACCTGTTAAAGGTGCCCAGTTTATATCTGTCTACTGGAGACAGTTTACTGGTAAGCCTCTTCTCATTGCCTACCAACAAAGACCAGAAGGATGGTTCAAAAGAAATGCTAGTGATGGCAACACTTGGAGTGAAGTATCCCCGAATTTGATACCTGATCCTAGAGATACTAGTCACTATAGGaataaaatcaaagagCTCCTAGACCTTAAGGAATATTACCCTAAACTTACCCCGGATTTATCTAAGATAGATAAATATTCCGATAGTAGTGGCATAAGTATAATTGTTAAAGTTGTTTCTCGAGGTGCTTATATAATTGAGCACTCTCTGAATGGCCAACAATTTAAACTTGATAAAGTTAAGCACAAGAACAACGTTCTAAAGGGTATAAGTTCTGATTATCCCTTGATTAGCATTACGGCCTACTATGACAAAGATGGTAATCCTGAGACTGAAGATAAATTTGACTTGGTTGAACTTGCTGTTCAAATACTTGAAAGTGGGATTCATTATACCAGATATATATACTACGGAAGACCTACTACAACTAGGGAAAATTCATGGTACGCATTTCTTAACTTAGGCACTCGGCCTAGTGAGGAAGATCTGAGGAAGGAAGTAGATAGAATTAATGAACTGAAAGATAAGAAATACAATATGGATCAGATCCTCAAGGCATCCATGCAAGTTGCTAAACCTGGAGTTGGTGCAGGGGTCGCTGGATTGGGTGGTTGGAAACTATGGTCTGTACTTGCGACTCTAGTTTAATGGTCCATTTCAGAATGAgactcccctctagactcctctcttcTCAGTAGGCAGGACTAGGAAGTCTCTAACCTTAACTATTGATGTATAACATTACTCGTTTTCTTATAAGGGTACAtgtcttgagagtactCCCACAACCTACTCTTGTTCTTATGTACACTCCTGATTCAAGGGTACCATTATGAGTCAAGCTCCTCCCTCTTGTACAGTACCAAAATGACCAGTGAGTCTAATGTACCACCAAGAGTCTAGACTAGCATTAATGTGGAATAACGAGTAGGTACTAACAACGACAAGGAAGTATTATAACATAGGTAAGctgtaaaaaatgtagagtATATATGTATAAGGTTTTTAAAGAATTCTCACTAAAAAAAACCGCATCCTTACCTCAACCCCCAGAACT
This region of Theileria equi strain WA chromosome 1, complete sequence genomic DNA includes:
- a CDS encoding hypothetical protein (encoded by transcript BEWA_027940A) → MVGQYEAAIDISKVPGKHDLEEDGDKNNEYYYQDGKEGIIVILTENLPKAPGYKKLEYKPEDHGTQIKGIKKGDTPQNVLPNPSGYSNVTEVAVYYWELDSSYSNPLLIQLVELGSDDKYYTWQSGNNWHQQSDITADTLKENLDRQNCKRNGAHIVNISYKLRGTTSYGIGYYCPVCNQRITVSYLDPPDHDHYHYYSHTIGHPGSSSSISVSGFKDKDNYQVGLPPVKGAQFISVYWRQFTGKPLLIAYQQRPEGWFKRNASDGNTWSEVSPNLIPDPRDTSHYRNKIKELLDLKEYYPKLTPDLSKIDKYSDSSGISIIVKVVSRGAYIIEHSLNGQQFKLDKVKHKNNVLKGISSDYPLISITAYYDKDGNPETEDKFDLVELAVQILESGIHYTRYIYYGRPTTTRENSWYAFLNLGTRPSEEDLRKEVDRINELKDKKYNMDQILKASMQVAKPGVGAGVAGLGGWKLWSVLATLV